The DNA segment ATTGTCGTTCGCCGCACGGCCGGCAAGATCGCCTGGTTTGCCGAGCGCGACGTCTGGTACCATCAGGCCGTTGCCAATGTGGAAGCCGATTGTCCGCCGGCGCAGATGAAGGCCGAAGACCCGCTGTTCATTCTCTACACGTCGGGGTCGACCGGAAAGCCGAAGGGCGTGCTGCATACGACTGGCGGCTATCTCGTCTATGCCTCAATGACGCATCAATATGTCTTCGATTATCACGAGGGCGATATCTATTGGTGCACGGCCGATGTCGGCTGGGTCACCGGCCATTCCTATATCGTCTACGGTCCGCTTGCCAATGGCGCAACAACGCTGATGTTCGAGGGTGTGCCGACCTATCCGGATGCCGGCCGTCTTTGGGACGTGGTCGATAAGCATCAGGTCAATATCTTCTATACCGCACCCACAGCCATCCGGGCGCTGATGGGCCAGGGCGATGCCTTCGTCACGCGGTCCAAGCGCTCCTCGCTGCGCACGCTCGGCTCCGTTGGCGAGCCAATCAATCCGGAAGCCTGGGAATGGTATTATCACGTGGTCGGCGATGGCCGCTGCCCTGTGGTCGATACCTGGTGGCAGACGGAAACCGGCGGCATCCTGATCACGCCCTTACCGGGCGCCACGGCGCTGAAGCCGGGCTCGGCCACCCGCCCCTTCTTCGGCGTGCAGCCGCAACTGGTCGATGGCGAAGGCACAGTGATCGAGGGCGCTGCGGACGGCAATCTCTGCATTACCGACAGCTGGCCCGGCCAGATGCGTACCGTCTATGGCGATCACGAGCGCTTCATCCAGACCTATTTCGCTACCTACAAAGGCAAATATTTCACCGGTGACGGCTGCCGCCGCGACGAGGATGGCTATTACTGGATCACTGGCCGTGTCGATGACGTCCTCAACGTTTCTGGCCACCGCATGGGCACGGCGGAAGTCGAATCGGCGCTTGTCAGCCATGATTCGGTGTCGGAAGCCGCCGTCGTCGGCTATCCCCATGACATCAAAGGCCAGGGTATCTATTGCTACGTGACGCTGATGGTCGGCCAGACCGGTTCGGATGAACTGCGCAAAGCACTGATTACCCATGTCCGAAAGGAAATCGGCGCCATTGCCTCGCCCGACAAGATCCAGTTCGCCCCTGGCCTGCCAAAAACTCGCTCCGGTAAGATCATGCGCCGCATCCTGCGCAAGATCGCGGAAGACGATTTTAGTTCGCTCGGCGATACCTCGACACTCGCCGATCCCGCTGTTGTCGATGACCTGATCGCCAACCGGCAGAACAAGAAGTAAGACGGTGCGCTGAGCCGTTTCCGGCTAAGGAAATGGCTCAGCAATCGACCTGCTTGCGAATATCGTCCACCTGTTTACGGGAATTGCAGATGTTTTCACAGGGAATACCGTCATCGTCAGCATCTGCGCGCCGGTAACCGCTGCACCACAGCGCTACAGCGTCCTCGCAGGACACGACTTGTTTGCAGGTCCGCGCCGCAATTCGATGCACGTTACCTGCGGTTTGATAAGCGACGTTTGGTGGCATGGAATGAACCGCGCCGACATTTGTCAGAATCAGACTCAAGCCAACAATAACGATGCGATATCGAGTACTCCCCATACCGAAAGCCATGCAGAGGGCGTATCGTGGTGTCAACCAACCGGCGGCACCTCAAAATTGCATCAGCGGCTTTCACCAGCTGGCCGAACAGGTTTTCGCTTTGCGTCCGCCATCATAAGGCGTGACATATCCAGCTGATAACATTTCCTGAGCCGGATTCCGCCCATCGGAAAGGTGCATATCTGCGACGACCCTGCCAAAATATTTATCGCCGGAAATATGCGTCAACTGGATTGGACCTTGGCCAACTGTCAGACTTGCAAGCGCGTCCCGTGCCTGCCGTCCAGCGTCTCGGGTGGCTAAACAGGCCGATCTCAGCTCTGGAGCATCGATGCCGCGCAGTCGCACATAGACCTCCATGGTCTGTTGCGGCCAGGGTTTTGCCGCGACCAGGATCGTATCGCCATCGACGACCCGGATGACCTCTGCGGCCACAGGGCCCACAATATCGATTTTTCCGCCAGATTCTGACGCATGCGAAGACACTGCCGCCAGAAGAACGGGAAGAGCGGCAGCAAGAAGTGGAATGAGCCGATAGATCATAATAGGAAAATATACCGTTCATCCATCCGGATCAACAGGAATTATTTCCTTAGAAATCGATAGCCCGGCCGTTAATTTCCCAGTCGCCAAAGCGGGATGGTTCGGCGCCGCCGCGTCCACCCAGTTCTTCCGGCAGTTCAACCGGCTTTTGCGCCTTGCGGCGTTCTTCCGCTTCGGCGAGCGCCCGCTTGGCGGCTGGAGAAAGAGGCCTGCGCGGCTCAACCGGTAAATTGTCATTATCGTTTTGCATGCGAATTTCCGCGAACACGTTGAAGAATGCGCCTAATGTCCCCATCATATAGGAAATCTTTGTTGAAGCGAAACCGTGATTCACGTGAAACATCGGCAAACTTTGGAGACGTGACTGATGAACCTGATGCGCACCGCGATGCTTCTGGCCTTTATGACCGCATTGTTCATGGCGGTCGGCTTTCTCATTGGCGGCAAGGGCGGCATGATGATCGCGCTCGTCATTGCCGCCGGCATGAATTTCTTTTCCTACTGGAATTCCGACAACATGGTCCTGCGCATGTACCGCGCGCAGGAAGTCGATGCGCGCACGGCGCCGGAATATTACGGCATCGTGCGTGACCTGGCCGCCAATGCGGGGCTTCCCATGCCCAAGGTTTACGTCATCGATAATCCGCAGCCGAACGCTTTTGCAACAGGACGTAACCCCGAAAATGCTGCGGTGGCGGCATCGACCGGTCTCCTCAATGCGCTGTCGTATGATGAAGTCGCAGGCGTCATGGCGCATGAACTGGCGCATGTTCAGAACCGCGACACGCTCACCATGACGCTGACGGCAACGCTGGCCGGTGCGATCTCCATGCTCGGTAATTTCGCCTTCTTCTTTGGCGGCAATCGTGAAAACAACAATCCGCTGGGGTTCATCGGCGTCATTGTAGCCATGATCGTTGCACCCCTGGCGGCAGCGATCGTGCAGATGGCGGTCAGCCGCACGCGGGAATATTCGGCCGACCGGCGCGGCGCGGAAATCTGCGGCAAGCCTTTGGCTCTGGCCTCGGCACTGGCCAAGATTTCGAATTTCGCCCATCAGGTGCCGAATGATCAGGCCGAGCGCAATCCGGCGACAGCGCATATGTTTATCATCAATCCGTTGTCGGGCGAGCGCATGGATAATCTATTCTCCACGCATCCGGCAACGGAAAACCGCATCGCGGCGCTGCAGCAGATAGCCCAGGAGATGCAGCCGGTCTCGACGCCGCCGGTCACTGCTGATACTCCCGTGCGCAAATCGCGCTCCGTGCCGCCGACAGGCTGGGGTCGCGGTGGTTCCGAACCACCGAAAAAAGGTCCCTGGTCTTGACGTCTGACGATCCTAAAACTGATTCACATCCGAAACGAAATAACCGCCCTGCCCGTTTACGCGGCCAGAGTGCTGAAAATCCGGCCTTCGAGCGCAGCGACAAGCCGGGAATCCGGGCGCGGCAGGCGGCTGCCAAGATGTTGGCAGCCGTCGTTGACCGCAAGACGTCGCTGGATGGCATGCTGGATGCCGGCAATGGCAATCCGGTCTATCGCGAACTGAATGAAGCCGACCGCGCGCTTGTCCGGGCCATTCTCAATTCGGCGCTGCGGCAATTGCCGCGCATCGAAGCGATGATCGGCTCACTGTTGCAGAATCCGCTGCCGGAGGGTGCCCGCGCGCTTGATCATGTTCTGACTGTTGCTGCGGCGCAAATCCTCTATCTCGATATTCCTGATCATTCCGCCGTCGATCTTGCGGTCGAGCAGGCGCAGATCGATCCCCGCAACAAGCGCTTTGCCAGTCTCGTCAATGCCGTGCTGCGCCGCATGTCTCGCGAAAAGCAGGATCTGCTGGAAAATGTCGGCAAAAAGATCCCGGCAATTCCAGCCTGGTTCCATAAGCGCCTGGTGACTTATTATGGTGCGGACGAGGCGGCACGTATTGCCGATGCGTTATTGACGCCTGCAGCAATCGACCTGACGGTGAAATCCGATGCGCAGGGCTGGGCTGAGAAGCTGAATGGCCGTCTGCTGCCGACCGGCTCGGTGCGGCTGGCCGGGTTTTCCGGCTCGGTGCCATCGCTCGAGGGCTTCGAGGATGGCGAATGGTGGGTGCAGGATGCCGCCGCAGCGCTGCCCGCCAAGCTTTTCGGTGATCTTGCAGGCAAGCGTGTCGTCGATCTTTGCGCCGCACCCGGCGGCAAG comes from the Pararhizobium qamdonense genome and includes:
- a CDS encoding DUF1674 domain-containing protein, which produces MMGTLGAFFNVFAEIRMQNDNDNLPVEPRRPLSPAAKRALAEAEERRKAQKPVELPEELGGRGGAEPSRFGDWEINGRAIDF
- a CDS encoding thermonuclease family protein, which translates into the protein MIYRLIPLLAAALPVLLAAVSSHASESGGKIDIVGPVAAEVIRVVDGDTILVAAKPWPQQTMEVYVRLRGIDAPELRSACLATRDAGRQARDALASLTVGQGPIQLTHISGDKYFGRVVADMHLSDGRNPAQEMLSAGYVTPYDGGRKAKTCSASW
- the acs gene encoding acetate--CoA ligase, with amino-acid sequence MSAKTYPILESARDRALIDDATYQAWYKQSVADPEAFWGEHGKRIDWFTPYTKVKNTSFEGDVSIKWFEDGITNVSYNCIDRHLEKRGDQVAIIWEGDNPYDDKTITYRELYEHVCRLANVLKQNGVKQGDRVTIYMPMIPEAAYAMLACTRIGAVHSIVFGGFSPDALAGRIVDCESTVVITADEGLRGGKPIPLKANTDQAIEIAARGGVDVKSVIVVRRTAGKIAWFAERDVWYHQAVANVEADCPPAQMKAEDPLFILYTSGSTGKPKGVLHTTGGYLVYASMTHQYVFDYHEGDIYWCTADVGWVTGHSYIVYGPLANGATTLMFEGVPTYPDAGRLWDVVDKHQVNIFYTAPTAIRALMGQGDAFVTRSKRSSLRTLGSVGEPINPEAWEWYYHVVGDGRCPVVDTWWQTETGGILITPLPGATALKPGSATRPFFGVQPQLVDGEGTVIEGAADGNLCITDSWPGQMRTVYGDHERFIQTYFATYKGKYFTGDGCRRDEDGYYWITGRVDDVLNVSGHRMGTAEVESALVSHDSVSEAAVVGYPHDIKGQGIYCYVTLMVGQTGSDELRKALITHVRKEIGAIASPDKIQFAPGLPKTRSGKIMRRILRKIAEDDFSSLGDTSTLADPAVVDDLIANRQNKK
- a CDS encoding RsmB/NOP family class I SAM-dependent RNA methyltransferase: MTSDDPKTDSHPKRNNRPARLRGQSAENPAFERSDKPGIRARQAAAKMLAAVVDRKTSLDGMLDAGNGNPVYRELNEADRALVRAILNSALRQLPRIEAMIGSLLQNPLPEGARALDHVLTVAAAQILYLDIPDHSAVDLAVEQAQIDPRNKRFASLVNAVLRRMSREKQDLLENVGKKIPAIPAWFHKRLVTYYGADEAARIADALLTPAAIDLTVKSDAQGWAEKLNGRLLPTGSVRLAGFSGSVPSLEGFEDGEWWVQDAAAALPAKLFGDLAGKRVVDLCAAPGGKTAQLILAGADVTALDQSASRLKRLQGNLARLGLEAATQEINMADFRTGELFDAALLDAPCSSTGTIRRHPDVLWTKGPEDIEKLAVLQEKLLRHALTLVKPGGLVVFSNCSLDTREGEDVTARVLADGDCERVAIRLSDWPGLEKAVTPLGEFRTTPAMIDPQDGFAGGLDGFYAVVLRKI
- the htpX gene encoding zinc metalloprotease HtpX; translated protein: MNLMRTAMLLAFMTALFMAVGFLIGGKGGMMIALVIAAGMNFFSYWNSDNMVLRMYRAQEVDARTAPEYYGIVRDLAANAGLPMPKVYVIDNPQPNAFATGRNPENAAVAASTGLLNALSYDEVAGVMAHELAHVQNRDTLTMTLTATLAGAISMLGNFAFFFGGNRENNNPLGFIGVIVAMIVAPLAAAIVQMAVSRTREYSADRRGAEICGKPLALASALAKISNFAHQVPNDQAERNPATAHMFIINPLSGERMDNLFSTHPATENRIAALQQIAQEMQPVSTPPVTADTPVRKSRSVPPTGWGRGGSEPPKKGPWS
- a CDS encoding calcium-binding protein, with amino-acid sequence MAFGMGSTRYRIVIVGLSLILTNVGAVHSMPPNVAYQTAGNVHRIAARTCKQVVSCEDAVALWCSGYRRADADDDGIPCENICNSRKQVDDIRKQVDC